CAAGGCTACAAGCTAGGGCAACAGCACCGCCAAAGACTATGAGCTTTGGTATGTTCATACCAGCTTGCTTCTCAGGTGGCTTGGCTACTTCAGTCTCTTCTAGGTTCACATCACCTTCCAAGTACTTTAGGTGGCCGGGATCaattttagtgttgatctgagCCATAAAAGTACAGCGAGAAAGTGGTAACTCAGATGCTCTTTCCTTCTGGTAGGCTCGAAAACCACGTTCATTTGTCCTGACAGCTCCCCACATCCCACGCCTGACTCCAAATTTGGCAATTTCCCATGGAATACCCATATCTTCATGATGGAAAAGTATCACTTCACATGCACTCAGCTGGCCATTTCCTTTCCTTGATTCAACTGTTTCATAAACAACAGTGAAACAAGCTTAGTCAGAGAATAGGAATTCCAGTTTGCAAAAGAAAGTGGGTGTGGGCACACAAACTTATCTAGAGATATGCTTGTTTCAGCTTAAACGTGGCTGTTTGGCATCCAGCTTGGCAGCTTTCAACATCAGTTTACTAACTTATTTCATCATAAGTTGAATACGATAACTTACGTACATTTCTCATGCCCGTCCACTTATTTTGTACTGTGCATTTATTTTCTAGTTTCTACTTGATTACTTATCCCTCCTCTCGTCGTGGTTCAATATACAATTTTGATATTTTGCTTTTCATAATATAATATTGATAGagaaataatttataaattataatatatcaaaaacttaagtaaattttataattataatttttttatttaacttaCAACTTACAAGTTATAATATACAAACGCTAAATTAAACTATAGGCAATTATCCAGACACCTAAATAACTTATAAATACTAGTAATTTACTTATCACTTATATCACACTTAATCATTTTAAGTAGTAAGTAACTTATTTTAAGATAACCCAAACACGCCCATTGTTTTAACTCTATCTGATAAGATACAGGCGTAGACACGTATTATCAGGAGCATCCATACCAAATCTATTCCTTTGTGCGAACATTTCAGTGCATCATTGTCTGATTAATCTAATCTCTGACAATGAGCCAGTTTATAGAAACACGTAACTATGCAAAGAAATTTTGCATCACTTCTTGGCTAAAGATACCTGCTTTAATGAACCAGCTCGAGTAAAACAGGTCAACACGTCTTGGTTTTTGTCGTCTGGCAATAGAAGAGAATGGCACTCCCTGATAGAGAACAAATAGCAGTACGAGTAAGTAATGCTATTAACGAAAGTTCTAAAATTAAAAACAGTTAACAAGTCTGCAAAAGTCTTTGTCTGGATggaaaaaataattattattagaGTATTGGTCATTACTTTCTAAACTAATATTAACGATAAATAGCATTACGGATTGCCATTCCAAGAACGTACAAGTATTTCCTGAAAAAGTTACCAACATTCTACAAGTTATATTATTGAGAATAGAACATTTGGCTTTTGGAGTTATTTCGGGAACTGCAAATTATTTGGCTACACCGGGGATTAAGTGTCACAAAGAAAACTGGAATTGTACTATTGTTTTAATTGTGTAAGTGAAGGTGTTATTGTTGGAAACACCTTAGTCACGCAGTAGTATGATCTTCCTGCTTCCCATATCCGACGTCCAATGATGTATTCTCTATCACTACAGAAAAAAGGAAACTGTACAAGTATaacaaaaaaatattaattacGAGTTGCATGCAAAATCTATATTAACGTCAACAGCTAGAAATAGAAATATTTAGACTCACTTTCCGTATCCAGTGCACAATCATTGTTCCCGTCGTAGGGCATTCTTTCACAGTTTCAGCATGAACAATCATGTCATCCCACTTGAGTCGGAACTCATCATCCCAGAAGAAATCTCTTAGCATTTCGGGTGTGGCATCCTCGTACACAGTTCTGGTACAATATTGAGGAGGGCCAGTCTGAAATGAAGTTAAGAAAAATAAGAAAGACGTAAAACATAACATGATTTCCACTGTGGACAGACGCAACAAAGATATTGTCAGATCCATAAAAATGAACCCGGACAGTTAAAAGTTATAACAGTACCTCTGGTTCCCGTATCCATGCCTGGTAGCTCATATCGTCAGTTGAACCTTCCATTATATGTCTCCATGGCAATCCACCGTCTTTTCTATCCACTAGACGGGATAAATGCTTGAAATCTTCTTCAGTCACAGCAAGTCCCTCATCCTTTTCAGCATGTGATGATCTACATAAGTAAAAAAACAGCAAgattattctttcatttcaaagTAAACAGCCTTGACAGGGAAAAAAGGAGCAATCTTTAGAAATCCCTAATCAGACCAAATCGATTAAAATCTAATCTTGAACAAAAAATTATATATACTCTATTCATATCAGTTACCATATATGATATCAAAATCATATATTCCACTATCATAATAACCATCAACAACCTCCTGTATAAGCTTAATCTTATTGCAACTCAAAGTAATAAAATCCGACTATTTTATTCCTAAAAAATTACATAATGTGCATTCATAAAGTTCCTCAATTCACTTAATTCGACAAAATCACACATTCAAAAAAGCATCGTTTATTAATTTAGTCTAGTGTGAATTCAGGTATAAACATAGTGAAAGCACATGTATTGACCAAAATGGTAGGTAAAAAAGTACCTCAAAGAGTGAGTCTCCTCAGTTTTCAACTTAACAAGCTCCTCTTTTTTTGATCCAACATTCAAAGCAGAAGAGTCAATTTTTGTAGTCTGAACTTCCAAAGAATCAGACCTCTGAGCTGAGGTCAAATCTTTAATTGTCACCACTGGAGAAACCAAAGCTGGTGAGAAAGATAATAAAGATTGTAACTTTAGCATAACTGAGCTGACCCATCTAGGTTTCCACGCCCAACCAACCATAAGTCCAAGAACAAAAGCAATCCAAACAGGACTCATAAACACACAAACCCCTAACATAACTTCACCAATGCTCAACACCTCAAGAAAAGCATCGACTGGACCCATAAGCAAATAAAAAGAACAGAgatataaagatatatatatgTTCAAGATATGAGGAGATAAATTGAGTGTGTGTAACTGAGAGAATAAGCAAGAAAAATCACTAAAGCATGAGATTGATGAGTTGGGATTGAAAAACCCAAGACGAAAAGAAACCCCTTTTGAAAAGACTCAAACTTGTTGGGGATTCTCAAGAAAAAAGTGAAGAATTTGTTGAAGAGATGAATCAATTTGATGGAGGTTTTCGTTTGATAACTATCCAATATATAGATACAAATGTGTGTGTACGCGCTTGTGTGTGTATAGACCACCTTAAACAACTTTGTAATGATGGGAAGATACTTGACCCTTTCTCGTCTTTTTATGTTTTTGTAAGTTAAAAACCTGGGTAACTGGTAAGTATATAAATGCaggttttatttttgttttgtaaAGAGGAACAATTTTCGGATATTCTGGCAAATTATTATTGTTAACAGGGTTGtgaaaaaaattcgaaaaattcAATATTCGTTCAAAAAATCCGCATCCGTATCCGAaaaaagcggatattatctgTATCCGAATTCGGGATATTCGAATCTGAAACTAAATacatactccctctgtccctctcatttgtttacactttcctttttgggatgtcccttccaattgtttacatttcaaaattttccaaaaatagtaaagtttttataattttttaattaactacatccactactttcctccactatacccactttatatatataatattaatcggtcccactaaTTTACCCACTTTTTCAATTTTTCTCccctactttatcatttttcttaaactccgcgccccacccaaatgtaaacatttgggagggacggagggagtatatgatatttaaattatataaatatataattatttataatttaattttttttttagtttatagtgtgtgtaaatatattaaataatatgtTTATACAAATTTCATATGATTTTACACATagtttatacatatataaatatattatttgtatTTAATCGTATAAAATGTTCTATAATCATCGTCAAAACGGTAGGGGcaacaaaaaaattcaaaaaattcgATATTTGTCCGAAATATCCGCATTCGTATCCgagaaaaagcggatattattcttatccgaaataaagcggatattatctgCATTCGAATCCGATAATTGCAGATGCGGATACGGATATAGACATATATATGtgaattatccgtttgacagccctAATTGTTGATGAAGTAACGAGtgtattttatttttacttaactcacggatttttttaaaatattatataattttacccCAGCGATATTATATCAATCGACGAATTATCGGTTAAATAATATCATTTTTTAGCCAAATAAATagaatttattattttgttttagcctTAAATCCATCATATCGTCCAAATtcaaataattataattaatttgattttaaatttattttaacctcgatcaatattataattttattttaggcAGGATAAATAGTGTatattattttgtcttatttTTTAGGGTCATTACACTGACAATGAATTGTCTCTACTTCTGTTTAAAAAAATagcataaatatatataaaaaacaaTTCCATGTATTATATTAATCCAAGTACCTTAGTGACTGACAGAGATGTTCAAAAATATGAAACCCAAAATCCGATCAGATCCGGAAAAAAACCTAATCCGGAAAAGCCCCGACCCAGTTCAGCCCGGCCCGCGGGCCATAAATGGGCCGTTTTTTTTCTTGAAAATCCGGCCCGGCCCGAAACCCGAAAAATCCAGATAAAAACCCGGATTTAACAAAGTCCAGATAAAAGCCCGAATCTAAAAAAGTTTAGATAAAAACCCGGTTCGGCCCGGATAAAAGTACGGTCATTTTGAAAAGCCCGATTAAAAAACtgaattttttatataaaatttgaaaatatacaataatttttaaaaagttgtattataatattagaagcaattaaggtatatatgattatttgccgatttattttgttaaagtTTTCTGTTTTTAGGTAGTTTAGTGCATCAAGAATGCATACATAGAAATAACAACTAACAAACTTATGTTTAACACTAATAACTGGCTGATCATAACAAATTTTGTACAATACAAATTATTGTACAtcattatattattataattaaatatattatataaaaaatatttatttatttcggTGTCTAAACTACTCTCTTTGATATATCAAGATCTTATATTCTCTCGTATTTAAAGTACTCATAGTTTGagttataaaatatataaataatatttaatatataaataaaaaaaccCGAATAAAGCCCGATCCGACCCGATTCGACCCCGCCTGCAGGCCTAAAACGGACCTTATATTTCTTAGGAAGCCCGACCGACCCTATTTTTAAAAAAACTCGGTCCGGTTCGTTTCTAAAAAATGGGTATTTTAAAGCCCAGATAAAGCCCGACCCGATGGGCTTCTTGTGCATCTCTACTGACTGGCCGACTACCAATTTTTTATTGTTTTGGCGTGTAATGCATTAATGTTTAATTTTTTACTTAACAAATGTATATTAATTTGGAATGATGGAAAAAAGAGGAATCAAATTAAAATTTAAACAACTAAAAAAAGTACCGAGTTTTGTTTGATTTTAATACGACTCTATATTGAGTTCAATAAATCAGATTTTGACAATTTTACAGCTCACGCGAAATTCACGAAATAAAATTTAATCCAGGGATGGTTTAAAAGAAAATTCCAACAAATATTATCCAAAATTGGAAGAAAACTAATAATTATGAATT
The sequence above is drawn from the Apium graveolens cultivar Ventura chromosome 2, ASM990537v1, whole genome shotgun sequence genome and encodes:
- the LOC141708307 gene encoding uncharacterized protein LOC141708307, with amino-acid sequence MGPVDAFLEVLSIGEVMLGVCVFMSPVWIAFVLGLMVGWAWKPRWVSSVMLKLQSLLSFSPALVSPVVTIKDLTSAQRSDSLEVQTTKIDSSALNVGSKKEELVKLKTEETHSLRSSHAEKDEGLAVTEEDFKHLSRLVDRKDGGLPWRHIMEGSTDDMSYQAWIREPETGPPQYCTRTVYEDATPEMLRDFFWDDEFRLKWDDMIVHAETVKECPTTGTMIVHWIRKFPFFCSDREYIIGRRIWEAGRSYYCVTKGVPFSSIARRQKPRRVDLFYSSWFIKAVESRKGNGQLSACEVILFHHEDMGIPWEIAKFGVRRGMWGAVRTNERGFRAYQKERASELPLSRCTFMAQINTKIDPGHLKYLEGDVNLEETEVAKPPEKQAGMNIPKLIVFGGAVALACSLDQGLLTKAVIFSVARRFGNIGRGAFPR